Proteins from one Juglans microcarpa x Juglans regia isolate MS1-56 chromosome 6S, Jm3101_v1.0, whole genome shotgun sequence genomic window:
- the LOC121237265 gene encoding polyadenylate-binding protein-interacting protein 12-like isoform X2, with product MAVVENAAVELVLSVGSSSRNLEIPLLESGGAAAAPTSSLNGYDQINHGHVRHLIDPQSLQNNGEVPILMHHHDQPLYVTPTVHVSGGQMPQTSFDAKIVAHRSNERDFARNGDAMTGGGESFNRDLRELQELFSKLNPMAKEFVPPSLIGLNDGFHANNLAMYGNNGNEFINGNAGRRRKNYNQGKRRPNTRTGLAQREESIRRTVYVSDIDQQVTEEQLAALFINCGMVVDCRICGDPNSVLRFAFIEFTDEESARAALDLSGTMLGFYPVRVLPSKTAIAPVNPTFLPRTEDEREICARTIYCTNIDKKVSQADVKLFFESVCGEVFRLRLLGDYNHSTRIAFVEFLMAESAIAALNCSGVILGSLPIRVSPSKTPVRPRAPRPPIH from the exons ATGGCCGTCGTTGAGAATGCTGCGGTGGAGTTGGTGTTGAGCGTGGGCTCCTCGAGCCGAAACTTGGAGATTCCTTTGCTGGAATCAGGGGGTGCAGCTGCGGCACCGACGTCATCATTGAACGGTTACGATCAGATCAACCACGGCCACGTGCGACACCTTATCGACCCGCAGAGCTTACAAAACAACGGGGAAGTCCCGATTCTGATGCATCATCACGATCAGCCGCTTTACGTTACTCCCACGGTGCACGTAAGCGGCGGCCAGATGCCCCAGACGAGCTTCGATGCGAAGATCGTGGCCCACCGATCCAACGAAAGGGATTTCGCGAGGAATGGGGACGCCATGACCGGCGGCGGAGAGAGCTTCAATCGGGACTTGAGGGAGTTACAGGAGCTGTTCTCGAAGCTGAACCCCATGGCCAAGGAGTTTGTGCCTCCGTCGCTAATTGGTTTGAATGATGGGTTCCACGCTAACAACTTGGCAATGTACGGCAACAACGGGAATGAGTTTATTAATGGCAACGCCGGCCGACGG AGGAAGAATTATAATCAAGGGAAAAGGAGACCGAACACCAGGACAGGCTTGGCTCAGCGAGAGGAGTCCATTCGGAGGACTGTTTATGTGTCTGACATTGATCAACAG GTCACAGAAGAGCAGCTTGCAGCTCTGTTTATCAACTGTGGAATG GTTGTTGACTGCCGAATATGTGGTGACCCTAATTCTGTACTTCGTTTTGCCTTTATTGAGTTTACTGATGAAG AAAGTGCAAGGGCTGCTTTAGATCTGTCGGGGACGATGCTTGGATTCTACCCTGTGAGGGTGCTGCCTTCTAAAACAGCTATTGCACCGGTTAACCCAACTTTTTTGCCTAGG ACAGAAGATGAACGTGAGATATGTGCAAGAACTATCTATTGTACAAATATTGACAAGAAG GTTTCTCAAGCTGATGTCAAACTCTTTTTTGAATCAGTCTGTGGAGAG gTTTTTCGCCTGAGGCTACTAGGGGACTACAACCATTCCACTCGTATTGCTTTTGTTGAGTTTCTTATG GCTGAAAGTGCAATTGCTGCTCTCAACTGTAGTGGTGTGATTCTGGGTTCCCTGCCTATAAG GGTAAGCCCATCGAAGACGCCTGTCCGCCCGCGTGCTCCTCGTCCTCCAATACATTGA
- the LOC121237265 gene encoding polyadenylate-binding protein-interacting protein 12-like isoform X1 → MAVVENAAVELVLSVGSSSRNLEIPLLESGGAAAAPTSSLNGYDQINHGHVRHLIDPQSLQNNGEVPILMHHHDQPLYVTPTVHVSGGQMPQTSFDAKIVAHRSNERDFARNGDAMTGGGESFNRDLRELQELFSKLNPMAKEFVPPSLIGLNDGFHANNLAMYGNNGNEFINGNAGRRSQRKNYNQGKRRPNTRTGLAQREESIRRTVYVSDIDQQVTEEQLAALFINCGMVVDCRICGDPNSVLRFAFIEFTDEESARAALDLSGTMLGFYPVRVLPSKTAIAPVNPTFLPRTEDEREICARTIYCTNIDKKVSQADVKLFFESVCGEVFRLRLLGDYNHSTRIAFVEFLMAESAIAALNCSGVILGSLPIRVSPSKTPVRPRAPRPPIH, encoded by the exons ATGGCCGTCGTTGAGAATGCTGCGGTGGAGTTGGTGTTGAGCGTGGGCTCCTCGAGCCGAAACTTGGAGATTCCTTTGCTGGAATCAGGGGGTGCAGCTGCGGCACCGACGTCATCATTGAACGGTTACGATCAGATCAACCACGGCCACGTGCGACACCTTATCGACCCGCAGAGCTTACAAAACAACGGGGAAGTCCCGATTCTGATGCATCATCACGATCAGCCGCTTTACGTTACTCCCACGGTGCACGTAAGCGGCGGCCAGATGCCCCAGACGAGCTTCGATGCGAAGATCGTGGCCCACCGATCCAACGAAAGGGATTTCGCGAGGAATGGGGACGCCATGACCGGCGGCGGAGAGAGCTTCAATCGGGACTTGAGGGAGTTACAGGAGCTGTTCTCGAAGCTGAACCCCATGGCCAAGGAGTTTGTGCCTCCGTCGCTAATTGGTTTGAATGATGGGTTCCACGCTAACAACTTGGCAATGTACGGCAACAACGGGAATGAGTTTATTAATGGCAACGCCGGCCGACGG TCTCAGAGGAAGAATTATAATCAAGGGAAAAGGAGACCGAACACCAGGACAGGCTTGGCTCAGCGAGAGGAGTCCATTCGGAGGACTGTTTATGTGTCTGACATTGATCAACAG GTCACAGAAGAGCAGCTTGCAGCTCTGTTTATCAACTGTGGAATG GTTGTTGACTGCCGAATATGTGGTGACCCTAATTCTGTACTTCGTTTTGCCTTTATTGAGTTTACTGATGAAG AAAGTGCAAGGGCTGCTTTAGATCTGTCGGGGACGATGCTTGGATTCTACCCTGTGAGGGTGCTGCCTTCTAAAACAGCTATTGCACCGGTTAACCCAACTTTTTTGCCTAGG ACAGAAGATGAACGTGAGATATGTGCAAGAACTATCTATTGTACAAATATTGACAAGAAG GTTTCTCAAGCTGATGTCAAACTCTTTTTTGAATCAGTCTGTGGAGAG gTTTTTCGCCTGAGGCTACTAGGGGACTACAACCATTCCACTCGTATTGCTTTTGTTGAGTTTCTTATG GCTGAAAGTGCAATTGCTGCTCTCAACTGTAGTGGTGTGATTCTGGGTTCCCTGCCTATAAG GGTAAGCCCATCGAAGACGCCTGTCCGCCCGCGTGCTCCTCGTCCTCCAATACATTGA
- the LOC121237972 gene encoding uncharacterized protein LOC121237972, producing the protein MGNCLFGGLGDVDHGVVEVVTSNGGVMEFYAPVSVGYITQEFPGHGIFRSHDLFWKPLSPHEELVAGQSYYLLPVNDDVDKDDMSRHGQIVRRGHVRSNSSVPASLAASYRMSLDYQGLLKRSYTDVFSKYNNGRFWKVKLVISPEQLVEILSQEGRTQELIESVRTVAKCGKGGVSDLEFSDQWSLSSSWNASSKKEALVDMI; encoded by the coding sequence ATGGGAAACTGTCTGTTTGGAGGCTTGGGAGATGTTGATCATGGAGTAGTCGAAGTGGTTACTTCCAACGGAGGTGTCATGGAATTTTACGCGCCAGTTTCCGTAGGCTACATCACCCAAGAATTCCCTGGCCACGGGATTTTCCGCAGCCATGATCTTTTCTGGAAACCGCTCTCTCCCCATGAAGAACTTGTCGCGGGACAGTCATACTATCTGCTCCCAGTCAACGACGACGTCGACAAGGACGACATGAGTCGACACGGCCAAATCGTCCGGAGAGGACACGTCCGATCCAACAGTAGCGTACCTGCGTCGTTGGCTGCCTCATATAGGATGTCGCTCGACTACCAAGGGTTGCTGAAGAGGTCGTACACGGATGTTTTCTCCAAGTACAACAATGGGCGATTCTGGAAAGTGAAGCTGGTGATTAGCCCAGAGCAGTTGGTGGAGATACTTTCACAAGAGGGTCGCACCCAAGAGTTGATAGAGAGCGTGAGGACCGTGGCAAAGTGTGGGAAGGGTGGTGTTTCGGATCTGGAATTTTCAGATCAATGGAGCCTCTCAAGCAGTTGGAATGCTTCCTCCAAGAAAGAAGCATTAGTAGACATGATTTAG